One stretch of Spirochaeta lutea DNA includes these proteins:
- a CDS encoding ribosomal-processing cysteine protease Prp encodes MINLELEFSHGKLQCISSSGHAQPYNGVSIPCAIVSAALKHFGMAVSARSGVELHGTSRGPGHLEIEIRGVAPSSEEWFQGAVDVLYSLLIGASSEFPQEVHLDEIHR; translated from the coding sequence ATGATTAACCTGGAACTTGAGTTTTCCCATGGAAAGCTTCAATGCATTAGTTCATCCGGTCATGCCCAACCCTATAATGGCGTGAGTATTCCCTGCGCTATTGTTTCTGCAGCACTAAAACACTTCGGGATGGCGGTGAGCGCCAGGTCCGGAGTGGAATTGCATGGAACGAGCAGGGGACCCGGCCATCTTGAAATTGAAATACGAGGGGTTGCTCCTTCATCAGAGGAGTGGTTCCAGGGGGCTGTGGATGTACTCTACAGCCTATTAATCGGCGCATCGAGTGAATTTCCCCAAGAGGTTCACTTGGATGAGATACACCGGTAA
- the spoVG gene encoding septation regulator SpoVG produces MQITDIRIRRVNSDGKLKAYVTVTLDDCFVVHNVKIIEGKNGVFIAMPSRKTKNGDYKDIAHPINSDFRTSLQDTILKAYQDLPEDSETIEGDDFHDFS; encoded by the coding sequence ATGCAGATCACAGATATCCGGATTCGGCGAGTGAATTCCGACGGTAAGCTCAAGGCGTATGTAACTGTTACCCTTGATGATTGCTTTGTGGTACACAATGTAAAAATTATCGAAGGGAAAAACGGGGTATTCATCGCCATGCCCTCCCGAAAAACGAAGAACGGTGACTATAAAGATATAGCCCACCCGATAAATTCCGATTTCAGGACCTCTTTACAAGATACTATTCTGAAGGCATATCAAGATTTGCCCGAGGATAGCGAGACGATAGAGGGTGATGATTTTCACGATTTCAGTTAG
- the nadC gene encoding carboxylating nicotinate-nucleotide diphosphorylase, whose amino-acid sequence MSMPDDPSFLQRLLELSLEEDLDSAGDITTQAVFSQQTGGAKIVARERGVLSGTRVVQEVFHTVDPGLTLRILRNDSEAVEGGDCIIEVIGKISSILTAERLALNFLGYLSGVATKTRHYQEILSAVGDTQILDTRKTIPGLRRLSKQAVRDGGGRNHRMGLYDMVMLKDNHIDAAGGIRRAVDAVRQVYGTKFLIEVECRSLEDVQQALDAGADWIMLDNMSPRDCEMALSLRQDRGRVVPFEASGDMDEEKLRVFGSLGLDYISAGKLTHSVQTMNFSLQFTGALD is encoded by the coding sequence ATGAGTATGCCAGACGATCCCTCGTTTCTACAGCGGCTTCTGGAACTATCCCTGGAAGAAGATCTCGATTCTGCCGGGGACATCACAACCCAGGCGGTTTTTTCCCAGCAGACCGGCGGGGCAAAAATCGTGGCCCGGGAGAGGGGCGTGCTTTCCGGTACCCGGGTTGTACAAGAGGTGTTTCATACGGTCGATCCCGGACTTACTCTCCGAATTCTACGGAATGATTCAGAAGCGGTTGAAGGGGGAGACTGCATAATTGAGGTGATTGGAAAAATCTCCTCAATCCTGACCGCTGAGCGCCTCGCGTTGAATTTTTTAGGCTACCTTAGCGGTGTCGCAACAAAAACCCGGCACTATCAAGAGATTTTATCTGCCGTGGGCGATACCCAAATACTTGACACTCGGAAAACCATTCCGGGCCTTCGGAGGCTTTCGAAACAGGCTGTTCGAGACGGCGGCGGGAGGAATCATCGCATGGGACTGTATGATATGGTCATGCTGAAAGACAACCACATTGATGCCGCCGGTGGTATTCGGAGGGCGGTGGATGCTGTGAGGCAGGTGTACGGAACAAAATTTCTCATAGAGGTTGAATGCCGATCTTTGGAGGATGTACAGCAAGCCCTTGATGCGGGGGCAGACTGGATTATGCTGGATAATATGAGCCCCCGGGATTGTGAGATGGCGCTGTCCCTTCGTCAGGACCGAGGAAGGGTTGTACCCTTTGAAGCCTCGGGTGATATGGATGAGGAAAAACTCCGGGTATTTGGCAGCCTTGGACTGGATTATATTTCTGCAGGAAAACTGACTCACTCGGTACAAACCATGAATTTTTCTCTGCAATTTACCGGTGCACTAGACTGA
- the nadB gene encoding L-aspartate oxidase → MEDTTRRSNLLVIGSGLAGLSAAVAAAEQGLTVTVLSKSENLTESNTLYAQGGIVETGIGDSPDLLIRDIIDAGSGLNNSRSVRILAESGPELVADYLVRKAEVPFERGEEGEFDRTREGAHTVRRILHVNDQTGRAIQEQMLGYARSCPGITLLSGHIAVDIITNTHHSTDYQQRYKRHRALGAYVLNQQTGEIRPFYAESTVIATGGIGNLYLHTSNPESATGDGIAMAYRAGCSIINAEYVQFHPTVLFHRDVKRFLITEALRGEGARLLNTKGEYFMERYHPRLRDLAPRDEVARAIYREMDGSTGYVYLDARDITHVNIADRFPGIYEQCKALDIDIVNQPIPVVPAAHYFCGGIKVDEHSKTEIDGLYVVGESSCTGVHGANRLASVSLLEALVFGIRAGHHAAIQQKPLRDNLIASIPDWVYPKQPIDFDPLLIQHDMFTLQSTMWNYVGIVRSKRRLDRALADLNYFTHRIEKFYQEARAGESILALRNAVLVGTLITKAAAGNHRSLGCHYRTDSMH, encoded by the coding sequence ATGGAAGATACGACAAGACGAAGCAATCTGTTAGTTATTGGATCGGGCCTCGCCGGGCTTTCGGCAGCGGTGGCTGCGGCAGAGCAGGGACTCACTGTGACCGTACTCTCTAAATCCGAAAATCTTACCGAGTCAAATACCCTCTACGCCCAGGGAGGTATTGTAGAAACCGGGATCGGCGATAGCCCCGACCTCCTCATTCGCGATATCATCGACGCCGGGTCAGGTCTGAACAACTCTAGGTCGGTGCGGATTCTGGCTGAGTCCGGTCCTGAACTCGTCGCAGATTATCTGGTACGCAAGGCTGAGGTACCCTTCGAGCGCGGAGAGGAAGGTGAGTTTGATCGTACCCGGGAGGGAGCCCACACGGTTCGGCGAATCCTCCATGTTAATGATCAGACGGGAAGAGCAATCCAGGAGCAGATGCTTGGGTATGCCAGGTCCTGCCCGGGAATAACCCTGCTCTCCGGGCATATCGCGGTGGATATAATTACCAATACCCACCATAGTACGGATTATCAACAACGGTACAAACGACACCGCGCCCTGGGTGCATACGTTTTGAATCAACAGACCGGTGAAATACGGCCTTTCTACGCAGAATCAACAGTCATAGCCACCGGAGGAATAGGCAATCTCTACCTCCATACCTCCAACCCTGAATCCGCTACCGGAGACGGCATCGCCATGGCCTACCGTGCTGGCTGTTCCATAATTAATGCTGAGTATGTCCAGTTCCATCCCACGGTGCTCTTCCACCGGGATGTGAAACGGTTTCTCATTACTGAAGCTCTACGCGGGGAAGGGGCGCGGCTGCTCAACACTAAAGGCGAGTATTTCATGGAGCGGTACCATCCCCGGCTGCGTGACCTTGCTCCCCGGGACGAGGTAGCACGAGCTATCTACCGAGAGATGGACGGATCAACCGGATATGTGTACCTGGATGCCCGGGATATCACCCATGTAAACATCGCCGATCGTTTTCCTGGCATATACGAGCAGTGTAAGGCCCTGGATATTGATATCGTAAATCAACCCATCCCCGTAGTGCCGGCTGCCCATTATTTCTGCGGGGGCATAAAGGTGGATGAACACAGTAAAACCGAGATCGACGGGCTGTATGTGGTTGGGGAGAGCAGCTGCACCGGTGTGCATGGGGCTAACCGTCTCGCATCGGTCAGTTTACTAGAAGCCCTGGTATTCGGAATCAGGGCAGGACATCATGCTGCAATCCAGCAAAAACCCCTACGGGATAACCTTATAGCATCCATCCCCGATTGGGTGTATCCGAAACAGCCCATTGATTTTGATCCCCTCCTCATCCAACATGATATGTTCACCCTGCAATCCACGATGTGGAACTATGTGGGAATAGTGCGGAGTAAACGTCGTTTAGACAGGGCCTTAGCCGATCTTAACTACTTTACCCATAGAATTGAAAAGTTTTATCAGGAAGCCAGGGCTGGGGAATCTATCTTGGCGCTTAGAAATGCCGTACTGGTCGGTACGCTCATCACTAAGGCAGCAGCCGGGAACCACCGATCCTTGGGCTGTCACTACCGAACGGATTCAATGCATTAA
- the nadD gene encoding nicotinate (nicotinamide) nucleotide adenylyltransferase, with protein sequence MVRYALLGGSFDPVHIGHLFIADTVLHGVGPESVIFMPAQVSPHKQDHNPVEARHRLEMLTLATRGNRRFVVSDSELRRGGLSYTYDTVVALMAELGCSPGEIGLVVGYDLVKGLPTWYRAGELFSLVRLIVLRRPGIIYTKEDEENLLGGFIRDPDWIIPLENPGLEISSSMIRRAIRRDEPYRYLLPEDVYDYIRENSLYSV encoded by the coding sequence ATGGTAAGGTATGCGCTCCTGGGTGGAAGTTTTGATCCCGTCCATATCGGGCACCTCTTCATAGCGGATACCGTCCTTCATGGGGTGGGACCGGAGTCTGTCATCTTCATGCCTGCCCAAGTCTCTCCCCATAAACAGGACCATAACCCCGTCGAAGCTCGTCACCGCCTAGAAATGTTGACCCTGGCGACCCGGGGAAACCGGCGTTTTGTGGTGTCCGATTCCGAGCTTCGTAGGGGCGGGCTCAGTTATACCTATGACACCGTGGTTGCATTGATGGCAGAACTAGGCTGCAGTCCCGGGGAAATCGGTCTGGTGGTCGGATATGATCTGGTAAAGGGACTACCGACCTGGTACAGGGCAGGGGAACTTTTTTCTCTTGTACGCTTGATTGTCCTTCGGAGACCAGGCATTATTTACACCAAGGAAGATGAGGAGAATCTTTTGGGGGGATTCATACGGGATCCTGATTGGATTATCCCCCTGGAAAACCCAGGCCTGGAAATATCATCTAGTATGATACGCCGGGCGATTCGAAGGGATGAGCCCTATCGATATCTTCTTCCAGAGGATGTGTATGATTATATACGAGAAAACTCGCTCTATTCGGTTTAG
- the pth gene encoding aminoacyl-tRNA hydrolase produces the protein MLKKNSPSPGKTLVILGLGNPGSRYDKTRHNAGFWIIDALAETLSCKLRRVPCKPLSIGLSYPDEGARFARILIVKPQTYMNRSGDVIPWVQSFLRTDQPQDHEPPNIAQQDTIFLVVVDNMDLAPGRIRMKSKGGTAGHNGLKSVSSFLGKNFIPLYVGIGRPGPGETVIDYVLGQPDEPEMFRYGQAIIHAVEGIKRFIKEPEYGLHYINRPTELPE, from the coding sequence TTGCTGAAGAAGAATAGCCCTTCCCCCGGTAAAACACTGGTAATCTTAGGACTCGGTAATCCGGGATCCCGCTATGACAAAACCCGGCATAATGCCGGGTTTTGGATTATTGATGCCTTGGCAGAGACGCTTTCCTGCAAACTGCGCCGGGTACCGTGTAAACCCCTATCTATAGGTCTTTCATATCCCGATGAAGGGGCCCGGTTTGCCAGAATTCTTATCGTTAAGCCCCAAACCTATATGAACCGCAGCGGTGATGTCATTCCGTGGGTACAATCCTTCTTGAGAACGGATCAGCCCCAGGATCACGAGCCGCCCAATATTGCCCAACAGGACACCATTTTTCTGGTGGTGGTGGATAATATGGATTTAGCACCGGGCAGAATCCGTATGAAAAGTAAGGGCGGCACTGCAGGCCACAATGGATTAAAATCTGTATCATCATTTTTAGGGAAGAATTTTATTCCTCTATACGTTGGTATTGGCAGACCCGGTCCCGGAGAAACGGTTATCGATTATGTCCTGGGGCAGCCCGATGAGCCGGAGATGTTCCGGTATGGGCAAGCAATAATCCATGCTGTAGAAGGAATCAAGCGTTTCATTAAGGAGCCTGAATATGGCCTCCACTATATTAACCGACCTACCGAGCTTCCTGAATAG
- the yqeK gene encoding bis(5'-nucleosyl)-tetraphosphatase (symmetrical) YqeK translates to MSPRRFEHILRVSGTAQEIAKNLGCSLEKVRLAALGHDLARQWDGSKYIQYLEARGFSIRYEFRERPILLHGPVAAQILKEEYRIHDEDILEAVQHHTLGKPGMGLVGRILYVADYVEPGRKYIDQGFYQQILAESSIHGMVLGVIEHARSRGKTVSGQALDMEQEARNAYTDSTKTQVSYETQAI, encoded by the coding sequence GTGAGCCCCAGACGCTTCGAGCATATTCTTCGGGTCAGCGGTACAGCCCAAGAAATTGCAAAAAACCTGGGATGCTCCTTGGAAAAGGTGCGACTCGCCGCTCTCGGGCATGACCTGGCAAGGCAGTGGGACGGATCTAAATATATTCAATACCTGGAAGCCCGAGGGTTTTCGATACGGTACGAGTTCCGTGAACGCCCGATTTTACTCCACGGGCCGGTGGCAGCACAGATCTTAAAAGAGGAGTATAGAATCCACGATGAAGATATATTAGAGGCCGTACAGCATCACACCCTCGGAAAACCCGGTATGGGGCTGGTAGGTCGAATTCTCTATGTGGCGGATTACGTGGAACCGGGGAGAAAATACATAGACCAGGGCTTCTACCAACAGATCCTGGCTGAATCCTCCATCCACGGGATGGTACTAGGGGTGATCGAACATGCTCGGTCCCGGGGTAAAACAGTGAGTGGTCAGGCTCTTGATATGGAACAAGAGGCCCGGAACGCATATACCGATTCAACAAAAACGCAGGTGTCCTATGAAACCCAGGCTATTTGA
- the tilS gene encoding tRNA lysidine(34) synthetase TilS produces MASTILTDLPSFLNRKLDEFGISPGATLLLGFSGGKDSTALLALLARLTLPGGWGGNGESRPRGPHSTSGSPRIKLIAVNIHHHLREEDEMAHEFALASRVCISLGVPLIRVHGNLLNPGTSLVEKGYSTEERARRFRLFHLRRLQKELNAEAVLLGHHRDDQLETILHQICSGRSFHRIEGMPESAPPVFRPLLQIPQNQLLAYLDQVFGAHHRIWHEDSSNASSEYLRNRLRHEALPLLRSLYPGLDKNLLRGFEGSKQDYQTLKILESAFFQRFPWEYHASTSSCLGSVSALETGEAEVLGEWIKRGIALLHTRHPGNRKDALYGYGGPRGLRFSGGFISSAVQNLKDGALTSGYGIVIYRDNREVVINPELALKSKRGYLCVLKKGGSFERRLPLPVKTHELVVRQSGGLPPGDILLRSPRLGEYFLLQNGIKKPISKLWHEYHVPMRLRGFCIILEQAGEKTAILVFQQEESPMVIPLKKRNSAASEPDLVFHIEPRYGVTQ; encoded by the coding sequence ATGGCCTCCACTATATTAACCGACCTACCGAGCTTCCTGAATAGGAAGCTGGATGAGTTTGGAATCAGTCCCGGAGCCACCCTTTTGCTGGGGTTCTCTGGGGGTAAAGATAGCACCGCCTTATTGGCATTGCTTGCCAGATTGACCCTTCCAGGGGGATGGGGCGGCAATGGGGAATCCCGCCCAAGGGGCCCCCATTCCACCTCTGGTTCTCCACGTATTAAGTTGATTGCCGTCAACATCCACCACCATTTACGTGAAGAGGATGAAATGGCTCACGAATTCGCCCTGGCTTCGCGCGTTTGTATTTCCCTGGGAGTCCCCCTGATTCGTGTCCATGGAAATCTCCTCAATCCAGGAACATCTCTGGTAGAGAAGGGGTATAGTACCGAAGAACGGGCCCGCCGGTTCCGGCTTTTCCATCTCAGACGGCTGCAGAAGGAACTCAACGCCGAAGCCGTCCTCCTGGGGCACCACCGTGATGATCAGCTTGAGACCATCCTGCATCAAATCTGTTCCGGTCGGTCATTCCATCGTATCGAGGGAATGCCTGAGTCAGCCCCTCCGGTTTTTCGCCCCTTGCTTCAAATACCCCAGAACCAGCTTCTGGCCTACCTCGATCAGGTATTTGGAGCGCACCACCGGATTTGGCATGAGGACAGCAGCAATGCTTCGTCGGAGTATCTGCGGAATCGGTTGAGACACGAGGCCCTGCCCCTGCTTCGAAGTCTGTACCCCGGCCTGGATAAGAATCTTCTACGGGGATTCGAAGGTTCTAAGCAAGATTATCAAACCTTAAAGATCCTGGAATCGGCATTCTTCCAGCGTTTCCCCTGGGAATATCACGCCTCGACTAGTTCTTGCCTGGGCTCAGTCTCTGCATTAGAAACAGGCGAGGCCGAGGTTCTTGGGGAATGGATTAAGAGGGGAATTGCCCTGCTGCATACCCGTCACCCCGGGAATCGAAAAGACGCGTTATACGGATATGGTGGCCCCCGGGGGTTACGGTTCTCCGGAGGATTTATCTCCTCTGCGGTCCAAAATCTCAAGGATGGAGCCCTAACCTCGGGTTACGGGATTGTCATCTACCGTGATAACCGGGAGGTGGTGATTAATCCTGAGCTTGCCCTGAAAAGCAAAAGAGGGTATCTTTGTGTACTGAAGAAGGGTGGTAGCTTTGAACGAAGACTGCCTTTGCCCGTAAAAACCCATGAGTTAGTGGTGCGCCAAAGCGGTGGGCTTCCCCCAGGAGATATACTACTGCGTTCTCCGCGGTTGGGTGAGTACTTCTTGTTACAGAATGGTATTAAAAAACCAATCTCCAAACTATGGCATGAGTATCATGTTCCTATGCGTTTACGGGGTTTCTGTATTATATTGGAGCAGGCAGGGGAGAAGACTGCAATTCTTGTGTTTCAGCAAGAGGAATCCCCCATGGTTATTCCGCTAAAAAAAAGAAATTCAGCGGCATCTGAACCTGATTTGGTTTTTCACATAGAGCCGCGGTATGGAGTTACACAGTGA
- a CDS encoding LCP family protein, whose product MKPRLFDPIYIFIGLIVLSVIMFGIFLGVKLQQDPFSRTLESTENVTVLFAITDENNIELTQVLIFNKSSGKMAQISIPNNLGQIINQLNRVDRVGVLYEEQGIQAYRELLTKFLGTPIHHYLIIEESGLSRFTDLVGGLPVFLEHSIDTWGEDADDINRIPNGNVVLDGDKVLDLLGFVQSEEQPAERTNRQFTLTQGFFQRLGTSHEYFSQGVFQEIMGSLIESDLELSSIEKLSEFLAEVDYETPITQRILGTERLVQTGEGQLSLLFPHFEGKLVRDSVNQIKKNLETPDELFAAQGTLRVEVLNGTRINGLARRTSEMLQNQGIEVVEVANADQQDVEETQIIYHTIEEAAQRVGAMIRGENIIPGSGENENAVDVTVILGKDFDGWYVRPEN is encoded by the coding sequence ATGAAACCCAGGCTATTTGATCCAATCTATATCTTTATTGGGTTGATTGTACTCTCAGTGATTATGTTTGGAATCTTTCTCGGGGTAAAGCTCCAACAGGATCCCTTTTCAAGGACCTTGGAGAGCACCGAGAACGTAACGGTATTATTCGCCATCACCGATGAGAATAATATCGAACTTACCCAAGTGTTAATCTTCAACAAATCCAGCGGAAAGATGGCTCAAATTTCCATCCCCAATAATTTAGGCCAGATAATCAACCAACTAAACCGAGTTGACCGTGTAGGTGTGCTTTACGAAGAACAGGGCATTCAAGCCTACCGGGAGCTTCTCACCAAGTTTCTCGGAACACCAATCCACCATTATCTCATCATTGAAGAATCGGGGCTCTCCCGGTTCACCGATCTGGTAGGCGGGCTTCCGGTGTTCCTGGAACACAGTATAGATACCTGGGGAGAGGATGCGGATGACATCAACCGGATTCCCAATGGAAACGTGGTGCTGGACGGTGATAAGGTGCTTGATCTTCTGGGGTTCGTTCAGAGCGAGGAGCAGCCAGCGGAACGCACAAACCGCCAGTTCACCCTTACCCAAGGGTTTTTCCAGCGGCTGGGTACGAGCCATGAGTATTTTTCTCAGGGCGTGTTCCAGGAAATTATGGGCTCTCTCATCGAGTCCGATCTTGAGCTCTCTTCCATTGAAAAACTCTCGGAGTTCTTAGCGGAAGTAGATTACGAAACCCCGATAACCCAGCGAATCCTAGGAACAGAGCGGCTGGTACAGACCGGGGAGGGACAGCTATCACTGCTGTTTCCCCATTTTGAAGGCAAGTTAGTTCGAGATTCGGTAAATCAAATAAAAAAGAATCTTGAAACCCCCGATGAACTCTTTGCTGCTCAGGGAACCCTCCGGGTTGAGGTACTAAACGGTACCAGGATTAACGGTCTGGCAAGGCGTACCAGTGAGATGCTCCAAAACCAGGGGATAGAGGTCGTCGAGGTTGCTAATGCGGATCAACAGGATGTAGAGGAGACGCAAATCATTTACCATACTATAGAGGAGGCTGCCCAGCGTGTGGGGGCTATGATCCGGGGCGAAAATATAATTCCCGGTAGCGGAGAAAACGAAAACGCCGTTGATGTAACGGTGATATTAGGAAAGGATTTTGATGGTTGGTATGTTAGACCAGAAAACTAA
- the rsfS gene encoding ribosome silencing factor — protein sequence MLDQKTKLEQAQMTAQFLKESNAGDVSLIDLTGRSSIADYFVIGTVSSFAMLKGLVRNLQEFFSEQDVYTRGSTKHLREDIWTLIDCGHFLVHLMTKEARDFYALERLWFEGQSIDIDPQDTKQDQ from the coding sequence ATGTTAGACCAGAAAACTAAATTGGAGCAGGCACAAATGACGGCCCAGTTCCTAAAAGAAAGCAATGCCGGCGATGTGAGTCTTATCGACTTAACCGGCCGAAGCAGTATCGCAGATTACTTCGTAATCGGTACGGTATCAAGTTTTGCAATGCTCAAGGGACTTGTACGGAATTTACAAGAATTTTTCTCAGAGCAGGACGTATACACCAGGGGCAGCACAAAACATCTGCGTGAAGATATTTGGACCCTCATTGATTGTGGTCACTTCCTGGTGCACCTCATGACGAAGGAGGCCCGGGATTTTTATGCCCTGGAGCGATTATGGTTCGAGGGACAATCCATCGATATTGATCCCCAGGATACAAAGCAGGACCAATGA
- the obgE gene encoding GTPase ObgE, producing MNSFVDELKITVTSGDGGHGSVSFRREKYVPKGGPDGGDGGRGGDIIFEVRRNLKTLTHLRPNKTYAAKNGQPGMGRKKHGSDGQDLIIQVPPGTLVRDSSSGEVLLDLVDDTRIVFLKGGIGGQGNSHFATSRRQAPRYAQDGMPGETRSVRLELNLIADIGFVGYPNAGKSSLLRLMTAANPKIGNYPFTTKIPNLGVLNVYNEDIVLADIPGIIEGAHDGAGLGLRFLKHIARTRALAFIIDASDPMPIDKAFQNLMVELGGFNPVLLEKPRVILLNKVDIPEGQEAAAQAADLLPDEDILSISATSRLHLDEASKKFLALAQSKASSQDKETSPSIQAPGWMTETVEPETPEEEPEKNSRPAKLLADIQQDSEW from the coding sequence GTGAATTCCTTTGTAGATGAATTAAAAATTACCGTAACCAGCGGAGACGGCGGACATGGCAGTGTTTCCTTCCGAAGAGAAAAATATGTACCCAAGGGAGGGCCGGACGGCGGGGACGGAGGCCGTGGCGGAGATATCATCTTTGAGGTCCGGCGTAACCTGAAGACGCTTACCCATCTACGCCCCAACAAGACCTATGCCGCGAAGAACGGCCAGCCCGGCATGGGAAGAAAAAAACACGGCTCGGACGGCCAGGATTTGATCATCCAGGTACCGCCCGGAACCCTGGTACGGGATAGCAGCAGCGGTGAGGTGCTCCTGGATTTGGTAGACGATACACGGATCGTGTTTTTGAAGGGCGGAATCGGTGGTCAGGGCAATAGCCATTTTGCGACTTCGCGGCGTCAGGCCCCGCGGTACGCTCAGGACGGGATGCCAGGAGAAACCCGGTCAGTACGATTGGAGTTAAACCTCATCGCCGACATAGGATTCGTTGGGTATCCCAATGCGGGTAAATCTAGCCTCCTACGGTTGATGACCGCCGCGAACCCCAAGATTGGAAACTACCCCTTTACTACAAAGATCCCCAACCTCGGGGTCCTCAACGTGTACAATGAAGATATTGTTCTGGCGGATATCCCCGGAATTATTGAGGGCGCCCATGACGGAGCCGGACTCGGTCTGCGCTTTCTAAAGCACATCGCACGCACCCGGGCACTGGCATTTATCATCGATGCGTCTGATCCCATGCCCATTGACAAGGCCTTTCAGAACCTCATGGTTGAACTAGGGGGATTCAATCCTGTTCTATTGGAAAAACCCCGGGTCATTCTCCTTAATAAGGTGGATATCCCGGAAGGACAGGAGGCGGCAGCTCAGGCTGCTGATCTTCTACCCGATGAAGATATCCTCAGCATAAGTGCTACCAGCCGTCTCCATCTGGACGAGGCGAGTAAAAAATTTCTTGCCCTAGCCCAATCAAAGGCTAGTTCCCAGGATAAGGAAACATCCCCGTCAATCCAGGCTCCCGGCTGGATGACTGAAACCGTTGAGCCAGAAACCCCAGAAGAAGAACCCGAGAAAAACTCAAGGCCTGCAAAGCTCCTAGCTGATATCCAGCAGGATTCTGAATGGTAA
- the rplU gene encoding 50S ribosomal protein L21, giving the protein MVEILGKQYKAEKGGLLKVDKIEAEEGKDLDFDTVLLFRGDDSIKVGAPYVEGAKVTAVLEKHAKGDKVIVYKYKRRKDYQRKQGHRQNYSFIRIKEVSLA; this is encoded by the coding sequence ATGGTAGAGATTTTAGGCAAGCAGTATAAAGCTGAAAAGGGTGGCTTGCTGAAGGTAGATAAGATTGAAGCCGAAGAGGGAAAGGATCTGGACTTTGATACGGTTCTCCTTTTCCGCGGAGATGATTCAATCAAGGTCGGTGCGCCCTATGTAGAGGGTGCGAAGGTGACTGCAGTACTGGAAAAGCATGCCAAGGGCGACAAGGTTATCGTCTACAAGTACAAGCGCCGGAAAGATTACCAGCGGAAGCAGGGACATCGCCAGAACTACTCCTTTATCCGAATAAAGGAAGTAAGCCTGGCCTAG
- a CDS encoding 50S ribosomal protein L25, which produces MAVKTLNAQLRDKNGTGEARRLRAAGLIPAVVYGHEKPKSVTIDAQEFERAFKHISENEIIELTIGKKKHSVLIRDYQADILKNKMVHLDFYEIETGKTLRTHVPIKLNGTAKGVREGGILENTIHELEVECLPKDLPEVVEIDITTLDAGHAVHVGDVKLGNDIRILNAPEQVIASIGHAKAVITEETEEQAAGEAVAEEE; this is translated from the coding sequence ATGGCAGTTAAAACCCTGAACGCACAGCTCCGGGATAAGAATGGTACCGGCGAAGCCCGGCGTCTGCGTGCTGCAGGCCTTATTCCCGCTGTTGTGTACGGCCACGAAAAACCAAAAAGTGTAACCATAGATGCCCAGGAATTTGAACGAGCATTTAAGCACATTTCTGAAAACGAAATCATTGAATTGACCATCGGAAAGAAGAAACACAGCGTCTTGATTCGTGATTACCAGGCGGACATTCTTAAAAACAAAATGGTTCACCTGGATTTTTATGAAATTGAAACGGGGAAAACCCTCAGAACTCATGTGCCCATCAAACTTAACGGAACCGCTAAGGGGGTTCGCGAGGGCGGAATCCTGGAGAACACCATTCATGAGCTCGAGGTTGAGTGTCTTCCCAAGGACCTGCCCGAGGTAGTTGAAATCGATATAACCACCCTCGATGCGGGACACGCCGTACACGTCGGTGATGTTAAACTAGGAAATGACATCCGGATTCTGAATGCACCCGAGCAGGTTATTGCATCCATCGGTCATGCTAAGGCCGTGATCACTGAAGAGACCGAGGAACAGGCAGCCGGAGAAGCTGTTGCTGAAGAAGAATAG
- the rpmA gene encoding 50S ribosomal protein L27 — translation MAHKKGGGSSKNGRDSESKRLGVKRFGGQLVKAGEILVRQRGTKFHPGENVGIGKDDTLFATTAGAVEFKTRRGKKLINISPVAAQ, via the coding sequence ATGGCACATAAAAAAGGTGGCGGTAGTTCCAAAAACGGCCGCGATTCAGAAAGTAAACGGTTAGGCGTAAAGCGATTTGGCGGACAGCTGGTGAAGGCTGGTGAGATTCTTGTCCGGCAGCGGGGAACAAAATTCCACCCCGGCGAGAATGTTGGCATAGGGAAGGATGATACCCTGTTTGCCACCACTGCCGGTGCGGTTGAGTTTAAAACCCGAAGGGGCAAAAAGCTCATCAACATCTCCCCTGTTGCAGCCCAATAG